Proteins encoded within one genomic window of Ranitomeya variabilis isolate aRanVar5 chromosome 4, aRanVar5.hap1, whole genome shotgun sequence:
- the NTF4 gene encoding neurotrophin-4 has protein sequence MLLRLYVMVISYLCAIEAAPFRNQTTDWDYGPKNSSNSTDHLQNFFNFTEGLHDDFYPDLTTTYPDMAGKEWNHYSPRVALTRQEPSGPPLLFLAEELVSHSEPANRTSRVKRAQGSDAISPSRRGELSVCDSKHEWVTNKLSAIDMHGKTVTILSEIQTLTGPLKQYFFETKCNAEGGTTNGCRGVDKRQWLSECKQKQSYVRALTMDEKLVGWRWIRIDTACVCTLLSRRGRT, from the coding sequence ATGCTCCTCCGCCTTTATGTCATGGTGATCTCATACCTTTGTGCCATCGAAGCTGCCCCCTTCCGAAACCAGACTACTGACTGGGATTATGGTCCTAAGAATTCCTCCAACTCCACGGACCATCTGCAGAACTTCTTTAATTTCACTGAAGGACTCCACGATGACTTCTACCCGGACTTGACAACTACATATCCTGACATGGCTGGCAAAGAGTGGAACCATTATTCCCCAAGAGTGGCCCTCACTAGACAGGAACCCTCCGGACCTCCGCTTTTGTTTTTGGCAGAAGAGTTAGTATCACATTCAGAACCGGCCAACAGGACTTCTCGGGTGAAACGGGCACAGGGGTCAGATGCAATCAGTCCTTCTCGGAGAGGAGAACTTTCTGTGTGTGATTCCAAGCATGAATGGGTGACTAATAAGCTCTCGGCTATCGATATGCATGGCAAGACGGTCACTATCCTATCGGAAATTCAGACTCTCACGGGACCACTAAAGCAATACTTTTTTGAGACCAAGTGTAACGCTGAAGGAGGCACCACCAATGGGTGTCGTGGAGTGGATAAAAGACAATGGTTATCAGAATGCAAACAAAAGCAGTCCTATGTAAGAGCGTTGACCATGGATGAAAAGCTTGTGGGTTGGCGCTGGATCCGGATTGATACAGCATGTGTTTGCACCCTGTTGAGCAGAAGAGGAAGGACGTAA